Proteins encoded together in one Prochlorococcus marinus str. MIT 9211 window:
- the grxD gene encoding Grx4 family monothiol glutaredoxin, with protein MDSDTRSKIESLINSNPIMVFMKGTKLMPQCGFSNNVVQILNALGISFETFDVLSDMDIREGIKEFSNWPTIPQVYLKGEFLGGSDILIEMYNSGELKEKLEIALAS; from the coding sequence ATGGATTCAGATACACGTTCCAAGATTGAGTCACTTATTAACTCAAACCCAATCATGGTTTTCATGAAAGGCACCAAACTGATGCCCCAATGTGGTTTTTCTAACAATGTAGTTCAGATCCTTAATGCTTTAGGAATTAGTTTCGAGACTTTTGATGTTCTTTCAGACATGGATATAAGAGAGGGAATTAAAGAATTTTCAAATTGGCCCACTATTCCACAGGTTTACTTGAAAGGAGAGTTTTTAGGTGGTTCTGACATATTGATAGAAATGTATAACTCTGGTGAACTTAAAGAAAAGTTAGAAATTGCTTTGGCCTCATAG
- a CDS encoding lysophospholipid acyltransferase family protein, with translation MNLVKRETNLCLGVDPLWSKLAMLATQDIALRFFFKKTIVIGQEYLPLTGPLLLAPTHRARWDALMLTMAAGRRISNRDCRYMVTHSEMQGLQGWFLNRLGCYPIDQIKPSLLSLRYSVELMAAGEQLVVFPEGRINRNRHPIKIEKGLVRLAQLAYKNGVEVKILPVGLAYSDVIPKPFGKAAICFQEPIEISRIGKKAAEEFNLIITERMHAAEQAALRSVGRNS, from the coding sequence TTGAACTTAGTTAAACGAGAAACAAATTTGTGCCTTGGCGTAGATCCCTTGTGGAGCAAGCTAGCAATGCTTGCTACCCAAGATATTGCTTTGCGCTTTTTCTTTAAAAAAACAATTGTAATAGGCCAAGAATATTTACCTCTTACTGGACCATTACTACTTGCACCTACTCATAGAGCTCGCTGGGATGCTCTTATGTTGACCATGGCTGCGGGCAGGAGAATTTCTAATAGAGATTGCAGATATATGGTTACTCATTCAGAAATGCAAGGCTTACAAGGATGGTTCTTGAACCGTTTGGGATGCTATCCAATAGATCAAATAAAGCCTTCTTTACTTTCTCTCAGATACTCTGTTGAGTTAATGGCTGCGGGGGAACAACTTGTTGTTTTCCCGGAGGGTCGTATTAATCGAAACAGACATCCTATAAAGATTGAGAAAGGGTTGGTTCGACTTGCACAGTTGGCTTATAAAAATGGGGTAGAGGTGAAGATTTTGCCAGTTGGCCTTGCTTATAGTGATGTCATTCCTAAACCTTTCGGAAAAGCAGCAATTTGCTTCCAAGAACCTATAGAGATTTCTCGAATTGGTAAAAAAGCTGCTGAAGAATTTAATCTAATTATCACCGAGCGTATGCATGCAGCTGAGCAAGCGGCCCTACGCTCTGTTGGACGTAATTCTTAA
- the petE gene encoding plastocyanin: MISMFRSLITAVFAFTLVIAFGVSSVQAKTVEVKLGTDAGMLAFEPSTVTISTGDTVKFVNNKLPPHNAVFEGHDELSHPDLAFAPGESWEETFSAAGTYDYYCEPHRGAGMVGKVVVN, translated from the coding sequence ATGATTTCAATGTTCCGCTCTTTAATCACAGCAGTATTTGCTTTTACTCTAGTGATTGCTTTCGGTGTTTCCTCTGTTCAAGCAAAAACAGTAGAAGTCAAACTCGGAACTGATGCTGGAATGCTTGCTTTCGAACCCAGCACTGTAACAATTTCTACAGGTGACACTGTCAAATTTGTAAATAATAAGCTGCCTCCTCATAATGCTGTTTTTGAAGGTCATGACGAGCTTAGTCATCCAGATCTTGCCTTTGCACCCGGAGAATCATGGGAAGAGACCTTTTCTGCAGCAGGGACTTACGATTACTACTGTGAGCCACATAGAGGAGCAGGAATGGTAGGTAAGGTAGTAGTCAACTAA
- a CDS encoding BolA family protein, translating into MLKPAQVVASIKKALPDAEVTVEDLSGGGDHFQVNVISTSFMGLSLIKQHQLVYGALQKELASEAIHALALNTSIPN; encoded by the coding sequence ATGCTTAAGCCTGCACAAGTAGTTGCTTCAATAAAAAAAGCACTTCCAGATGCTGAAGTGACAGTGGAAGACTTAAGTGGTGGTGGCGATCATTTTCAAGTGAATGTCATTTCTACTTCCTTCATGGGCCTTTCTCTGATAAAGCAGCATCAGCTAGTTTATGGTGCCCTTCAAAAGGAGTTGGCATCCGAAGCAATCCATGCTTTGGCTTTAAATACTTCTATACCAAATTAA
- a CDS encoding Nif11-like leader peptide family natural product precursor — protein MSKEELSNFLYAAEHSYLLRRELKDCQSDSMILALSKKYGYKLSQNDLIENKVSDRIEEWFIKSRIKPIKSSSN, from the coding sequence ATGTCAAAGGAAGAGCTCTCAAATTTCCTTTATGCAGCAGAGCATAGTTATCTACTAAGAAGAGAGCTGAAAGACTGTCAAAGCGACAGCATGATATTAGCTCTATCTAAAAAGTATGGTTATAAGTTAAGCCAAAATGATCTTATAGAGAATAAGGTGTCTGATCGTATAGAAGAGTGGTTTATCAAAAGTAGAATCAAGCCTATTAAGAGTAGTAGTAATTAA
- a CDS encoding DUF6761 family protein — protein sequence MTSQTFEDPEAIKHFQSICDACQELISRYHSPSELKLYVDGYIHALRKTNRLTTKDLEKLEILTNRWILDPSSFIGPNGDINDLFFMRSND from the coding sequence ATGACATCGCAAACTTTCGAAGACCCAGAAGCTATAAAGCATTTCCAGTCAATATGTGATGCATGCCAAGAACTTATCAGCAGATACCATAGCCCATCAGAACTCAAGCTATATGTAGATGGTTATATTCATGCACTTAGAAAAACAAATCGCCTCACTACGAAAGACCTAGAAAAACTAGAAATCCTTACTAATCGATGGATTTTGGATCCTTCAAGTTTCATTGGACCTAACGGTGATATAAACGATTTGTTTTTCATGAGAAGCAATGACTAA
- the clpB gene encoding ATP-dependent chaperone ClpB, translating into MQASPENFTENAWNSILLAQSHAQENNNQYIETEHLLLSLIEKSDFCQKVLNKAGCEIDKVISDLNDFIKNQPKMKSRPETLFVGQGLNVIISKAEDKRLEWKDDYISVEHLLLTLTNDKRCCKDILSRANIEEKNLNSKIVSMRGSQGVTDKNPENKYESLEKYGRDLTSAAKEGKLDPVIGRDDEIRRTIQILSRRTKNNPVLIGEPGVGKTAIVEGLAQRIINGDVPSALQNRQLIALDMGALIAGAKYRGEFEERLKAVLKEITSSDGQIILFIDEIHTVVGAGATGGSMDASNLLKPMLARGELRCIGATTLNEHRQHFEKDPALERRFQQVLISQPSVEDTVSILRGLKERYEVHHGVRISDNALVAAATLSNRYIADRFLPDKAIDLIDESASKLKMEITSKPEELDEIDRRILQLQMEKFSLKRESDITSKNRLLIIEEELKSFKNKQSELNNQWQKEKDSISELSLIKEEIEKVQFQIDQSKRNYDLNKAAELEFGVISQLQSKLSEKEDLLREENSSREKPLLREEVTEDDIAEVISKWTHIPVKKLVKSEVEKILDLEEKLNRKVIGQPKAIKSITEAIQRSRTGLSDPYRPIATFLFLGPTGVGKTELTKSLAQELFDSEKSIIRIDMSEYMEKHSISRLIGAPPGYIGYESGGQLSEAVRRRPYSVILFDEVEKAHPEIFNLMLQIFDEGRVTDNQGRTINFTNTIIILTSNIGSQSIIELCGQHSNYDRITEVVNKELKNHFRPEFLNRIDESIIFNSLTKKDLNEIILIQLERIKQRLLDKGLDLKIDQQAISWLSEKGYDPSYGARPLKRTIQNELETPIARKILMNNYAKNKAINVEIKGGELNIS; encoded by the coding sequence ATGCAAGCTTCCCCGGAAAATTTTACTGAGAATGCATGGAATTCAATCTTATTAGCCCAAAGTCATGCTCAAGAAAATAACAATCAATACATTGAGACAGAGCACTTACTGCTTTCTTTAATAGAAAAGAGTGATTTTTGCCAGAAAGTTCTTAATAAAGCCGGCTGCGAAATAGATAAGGTTATTTCTGATTTAAATGATTTCATTAAAAATCAACCCAAAATGAAGTCTCGCCCTGAAACATTATTTGTTGGTCAAGGCTTAAATGTAATCATTTCAAAGGCCGAAGATAAGAGACTTGAATGGAAAGATGACTATATATCTGTTGAGCATCTATTGCTAACGCTTACCAATGACAAAAGATGCTGTAAAGATATTCTTTCAAGGGCGAATATAGAAGAGAAGAACCTAAATTCAAAGATAGTGTCAATGCGTGGGAGCCAAGGTGTGACCGATAAAAACCCTGAGAACAAATATGAATCCCTAGAAAAATATGGAAGAGACTTAACCTCAGCAGCCAAAGAGGGGAAACTGGACCCTGTTATTGGAAGAGATGATGAAATTCGACGCACTATTCAAATCCTTAGTAGACGAACCAAAAACAATCCGGTATTAATTGGTGAGCCAGGAGTCGGAAAAACGGCGATAGTGGAAGGCCTTGCTCAACGAATAATCAATGGAGATGTCCCATCGGCTTTGCAAAATCGTCAGCTAATTGCTCTGGATATGGGCGCTCTAATCGCCGGTGCTAAATATCGTGGTGAGTTTGAAGAAAGACTAAAGGCTGTACTCAAGGAAATAACTTCTTCAGATGGTCAAATAATACTTTTTATCGACGAGATACATACTGTTGTAGGCGCTGGAGCTACAGGAGGATCGATGGATGCGAGCAACTTATTAAAACCAATGCTTGCGAGAGGTGAGCTCAGGTGCATAGGTGCTACAACACTTAATGAGCATCGCCAGCATTTCGAGAAAGATCCTGCATTAGAAAGAAGGTTTCAACAAGTACTCATAAGCCAGCCTTCCGTAGAAGATACTGTCTCAATCTTACGAGGACTAAAAGAAAGGTATGAAGTGCATCATGGCGTAAGAATCTCAGATAATGCCTTAGTCGCAGCAGCAACATTAAGCAATAGATATATAGCTGACAGATTCCTTCCAGATAAAGCTATTGATTTAATTGATGAATCAGCTTCCAAATTAAAGATGGAAATAACCTCCAAGCCAGAGGAATTAGATGAAATTGACAGGAGGATACTTCAGCTGCAAATGGAGAAATTTTCTCTAAAAAGAGAGTCAGATATAACAAGTAAAAACAGACTTTTGATAATAGAAGAAGAGCTAAAATCCTTTAAAAATAAGCAATCAGAACTTAATAACCAATGGCAGAAGGAAAAGGATTCAATTAGTGAGCTTTCACTAATAAAGGAGGAGATCGAGAAAGTACAATTCCAGATAGATCAATCAAAAAGAAATTATGACTTAAACAAAGCTGCTGAGCTTGAATTTGGTGTTATATCACAATTACAAAGTAAATTATCAGAGAAAGAAGATCTACTTAGAGAAGAAAATAGCTCCAGAGAAAAGCCTCTTTTAAGAGAGGAAGTTACCGAAGATGATATTGCTGAAGTAATCTCTAAATGGACCCATATTCCAGTTAAAAAGCTCGTAAAATCTGAAGTAGAAAAGATACTAGATCTTGAAGAGAAGTTGAACAGAAAAGTAATTGGTCAGCCAAAAGCAATTAAAAGTATCACAGAGGCGATACAACGATCCAGAACAGGCCTAAGTGATCCATACAGACCAATAGCCACCTTCCTATTCCTTGGCCCTACAGGAGTAGGAAAAACTGAATTAACTAAATCATTAGCACAAGAATTATTTGATAGTGAAAAATCTATTATTCGAATTGACATGTCTGAGTATATGGAAAAACATTCTATTAGTAGACTAATAGGAGCCCCTCCAGGCTATATAGGGTATGAATCTGGTGGACAATTATCTGAGGCTGTTAGAAGAAGACCCTACTCTGTCATATTATTTGACGAAGTTGAAAAGGCTCACCCTGAAATATTTAATTTAATGCTTCAGATTTTTGATGAAGGAAGAGTAACTGACAACCAAGGAAGGACTATTAACTTTACCAACACTATTATTATCCTAACAAGTAATATTGGCAGTCAATCAATAATAGAATTATGTGGGCAACACTCAAATTATGATAGGATTACAGAAGTAGTAAATAAGGAATTAAAGAATCACTTTAGGCCTGAATTTCTTAATAGAATCGATGAATCAATAATATTTAATAGCTTAACCAAGAAAGATCTAAATGAAATAATACTAATTCAACTAGAGAGAATCAAACAAAGGCTTTTAGATAAAGGCCTAGATCTAAAAATAGACCAACAAGCTATTTCATGGCTATCAGAAAAAGGTTACGACCCTAGTTATGGAGCCAGGCCTCTAAAAAGAACAATTCAAAATGAACTAGAAACACCAATTGCACGAAAGATTCTAATGAATAATTATGCAAAAAATAAAGCTATAAATGTAGAAATAAAAGGGGGAGAACTAAATATAAGTTAG
- a CDS encoding pyridoxine 5'-phosphate synthase, giving the protein MASLGVNIDHIANVRQARLASEPEPVQMAFLAELGGADGITVHLREDRRHIQDKDLKLLRATINTRLNLEMAATKEMVEIALQVKPDMVTIVPESREEITTEGGLEVVNNKEKLREIINNLHSAKIQTSIFIDPIEAQIKASKEIGAGWVEIHTGCYANASWEKQEIELAKIKASCAQARSMGLHVNAGHGLTYLNVEPIAAIEGIEELNIGHTIVARALAVGLQNAVKEMKSLVTNPRRNNF; this is encoded by the coding sequence ATGGCTAGTCTTGGTGTAAACATCGACCACATAGCAAATGTCCGTCAAGCACGCCTTGCATCTGAGCCAGAGCCAGTGCAAATGGCTTTTCTTGCTGAATTAGGAGGCGCTGACGGAATAACAGTTCATCTCAGAGAAGATAGGCGCCATATTCAAGACAAAGATCTCAAACTACTTAGAGCAACAATTAATACTCGGCTGAATCTAGAAATGGCCGCCACAAAAGAGATGGTTGAAATCGCTTTGCAAGTAAAACCTGATATGGTCACAATTGTTCCAGAAAGCAGGGAGGAAATAACAACGGAAGGAGGATTGGAAGTTGTTAATAACAAAGAAAAGCTGAGAGAAATTATTAACAACCTTCATTCAGCAAAAATACAAACCAGCATTTTTATTGACCCAATTGAAGCTCAAATCAAAGCATCTAAAGAAATAGGAGCAGGTTGGGTGGAAATTCACACAGGGTGTTATGCCAATGCATCATGGGAGAAACAAGAAATTGAACTAGCCAAAATCAAGGCTTCATGTGCTCAAGCTAGGTCCATGGGATTACATGTAAATGCAGGGCATGGTCTTACATACCTAAACGTGGAGCCAATTGCTGCAATTGAAGGCATAGAAGAACTTAATATTGGCCATACGATTGTTGCTAGGGCACTAGCAGTTGGCCTTCAAAATGCTGTAAAAGAAATGAAAAGCCTTGTAACGAATCCACGTAGAAATAACTTCTAG
- a CDS encoding exodeoxyribonuclease V subunit gamma produces the protein MLTIYRSNRAEWLANVLAEQLRANPPGLSENVEIVVNTWPTGRWLGEEIAKINGISALVRFPFPAAQLKTLVRKFLGIEVINDDDPWEANQLIWPILNSLPELLQKEEAGVLQKWLERDLSQSGKLSRDEWQLAKTIAYTFDEYIMYRPDVISDWWGTENEINNLKSKLPKYIQWQPILINLLKQRITQEPFGLQVRNVASKLKKGIAPKQNLPSDLRIFGINSLAPVQLELIQALSCIMEVKVFLLTPCKDLWSRCKTKREEYGEGWKVANDKLWLLNKQRLEATLGRMGSEFEQLLEGSGEYQLGEWDEKDLFAMPATIALNKQRKPTLLEQIQQRLVTNECIEPLQRSLDDSSISFTECPGPKRQIQIVRDQILQQLALNKNLEPKDILIMTPQVEKFAHLIPSIFNDVSATGVTLPWKITDRSQYDQPGLTQCIILLMEIACTRLTASNLDQLLTNPVIKDLYKLDDSEIDKITNCLQETGFRWGINSLERDGEETHTLNWCLERWLVGMVIPTIPGLVLGGIAPFSKGISISELSKWWEILSKICNMLQGLRQSHSCMKWGLVLKGLCDDLCNNDRKWSWERQRFLRAIDDWIRAADCFKKEIKIEVVAEIVKDLIAKEAGRFGHRTGRITISALEPMRAIPHKMIVLMGLDETIFPRKQQRPGFSLLDHKHFLGDPRINDKDRYVLLEALISTRETLLITWDGRDEKTGDSLEPSSPVQQFFEYLQHELGEKSSMGLLKKPSPNPLNKNNFLSCNNQPPISCDKRDLETRQWMNAKQGSRGLTLALPLNWNLSKNAVNSSSDNELLKSWLATPQLKWLEQFHLHPREWNKPIEDLDSLSIPELIKFKILKQEFTELITSSNNQIISPEINERESPNWQDKYLGQGVFPPKSAATLESEILGRRWTSLIKSLSKLGEVKRDSLMEDNETGEILIANNCTVLVEIGRLKAKTILNTWLTHLKLSAYHKSTKKTVVIARSDSNTKIDSYEVMLSWHPMSSIKAESILDELKQQAHNGLKQCWPVPPESGWKLAKARYKKSNDCNEIFRRAWIGDFNKEGERNKPEMQLCFGYKAAPEIFLENELFDQCLELLYKPLIAQLVK, from the coding sequence TTGCTAACAATTTACCGAAGCAACAGAGCTGAATGGCTTGCAAATGTTTTGGCTGAACAGCTTCGAGCAAATCCTCCAGGATTATCTGAGAACGTGGAAATTGTTGTCAATACATGGCCAACAGGCAGATGGTTAGGAGAGGAGATCGCTAAAATCAATGGAATTAGTGCATTAGTTAGATTTCCATTTCCTGCTGCACAGCTAAAGACACTTGTTAGAAAATTTCTTGGAATAGAAGTAATAAATGACGACGACCCTTGGGAAGCCAACCAACTTATATGGCCGATACTTAACTCATTACCTGAATTACTTCAAAAAGAGGAAGCTGGAGTATTACAGAAGTGGCTAGAAAGAGATCTAAGCCAATCCGGAAAACTCAGCAGAGATGAATGGCAACTAGCAAAAACTATTGCCTATACATTTGATGAGTACATCATGTACAGACCTGATGTTATTTCTGACTGGTGGGGTACGGAAAATGAAATAAATAACCTCAAATCAAAATTACCTAAATACATTCAATGGCAACCTATATTGATCAATCTCCTAAAACAAAGAATTACTCAGGAGCCATTTGGATTACAAGTCAGGAATGTTGCTTCAAAACTAAAGAAAGGAATCGCTCCGAAGCAAAACCTTCCTTCAGATCTTCGAATCTTTGGGATCAATAGTCTCGCTCCAGTTCAACTAGAGCTTATTCAAGCCTTGTCTTGCATAATGGAAGTGAAGGTATTCCTACTAACTCCTTGCAAGGACTTATGGAGCCGCTGCAAAACGAAGAGAGAAGAATACGGTGAAGGCTGGAAGGTAGCTAATGATAAGTTGTGGTTACTCAATAAACAACGACTTGAAGCCACTCTTGGTCGTATGGGCTCTGAGTTCGAGCAATTATTAGAAGGTAGTGGGGAATATCAATTAGGAGAGTGGGACGAAAAAGATCTTTTTGCTATGCCTGCGACTATAGCCCTAAACAAGCAAAGAAAGCCAACTCTTCTTGAACAGATTCAGCAAAGACTAGTAACCAATGAATGTATTGAACCGCTGCAGAGAAGCTTAGATGACTCTTCAATATCTTTTACTGAATGTCCTGGTCCAAAGAGGCAAATTCAAATTGTACGAGATCAAATACTTCAGCAGCTTGCATTAAACAAAAATCTAGAGCCAAAAGACATCCTAATAATGACACCACAAGTTGAAAAATTTGCTCATTTAATACCTTCTATTTTTAATGACGTTTCAGCAACAGGGGTTACTCTTCCATGGAAAATCACTGATAGAAGTCAGTATGACCAGCCAGGTTTAACACAATGCATAATATTATTAATGGAAATTGCATGTACGCGTTTAACTGCAAGTAATTTAGATCAACTGCTGACCAACCCTGTAATAAAAGATCTATACAAATTAGACGACAGTGAAATTGATAAAATCACAAATTGCCTACAAGAAACAGGGTTTCGGTGGGGTATAAACTCTTTAGAACGAGATGGGGAAGAAACACATACTTTAAACTGGTGTCTGGAGCGGTGGCTTGTAGGCATGGTAATACCTACTATCCCTGGTCTGGTGCTAGGTGGAATTGCTCCTTTCTCGAAAGGAATATCTATAAGCGAATTGTCAAAGTGGTGGGAAATCCTATCAAAGATATGCAATATGCTTCAGGGACTAAGACAGTCTCATAGCTGTATGAAATGGGGCTTGGTGCTAAAAGGACTCTGTGATGATCTATGCAACAATGATCGCAAGTGGTCATGGGAACGTCAACGATTTCTTCGTGCCATAGACGATTGGATAAGAGCAGCAGACTGTTTTAAAAAAGAAATAAAAATAGAAGTTGTAGCTGAAATAGTTAAAGATTTAATAGCTAAAGAAGCAGGACGTTTTGGACACAGGACCGGGAGAATAACCATTAGTGCATTGGAGCCCATGAGAGCGATTCCACACAAAATGATTGTATTAATGGGCCTAGATGAGACAATTTTTCCTCGTAAACAACAGCGTCCAGGGTTTAGCCTTTTAGATCATAAACACTTTTTAGGCGATCCAAGAATAAATGATAAGGATAGATATGTGCTTTTAGAAGCATTAATCTCTACTAGGGAAACGTTGCTTATTACTTGGGATGGTAGAGATGAAAAGACTGGAGATTCACTTGAACCTTCTAGTCCAGTTCAACAGTTTTTTGAGTACCTACAACATGAACTTGGAGAAAAGAGCTCCATGGGACTTTTAAAAAAACCAAGCCCCAATCCTCTCAACAAGAACAATTTCCTAAGCTGTAATAATCAACCTCCCATAAGTTGTGATAAGCGTGATTTAGAGACACGGCAATGGATGAATGCAAAGCAGGGATCTCGGGGCTTAACTCTAGCTTTGCCGTTAAATTGGAATCTGAGCAAAAATGCAGTCAACTCCTCTTCAGATAACGAATTGCTTAAGTCGTGGTTGGCTACACCACAACTAAAATGGCTTGAACAATTTCATTTACATCCTCGCGAATGGAATAAGCCTATTGAAGACCTAGACTCTCTCAGCATTCCCGAGCTCATTAAATTTAAGATCCTCAAACAAGAATTTACGGAGCTAATAACTTCCTCAAACAACCAAATAATAAGTCCAGAAATTAATGAAAGAGAATCACCTAATTGGCAAGATAAATATTTAGGTCAAGGTGTTTTCCCTCCAAAATCAGCAGCCACTCTAGAGAGTGAAATACTTGGTAGACGTTGGACTAGCCTAATTAAATCACTCTCGAAACTAGGAGAGGTAAAAAGAGATTCATTGATGGAAGATAATGAAACAGGGGAGATATTGATTGCGAATAATTGCACTGTTCTAGTAGAGATTGGGAGGCTTAAAGCTAAGACGATCTTAAATACCTGGCTTACTCATTTAAAGTTATCCGCATATCACAAGTCTACCAAGAAAACCGTAGTAATAGCACGTAGTGATTCAAATACAAAGATAGATTCGTATGAAGTAATGCTTAGTTGGCATCCAATGTCAAGCATCAAGGCTGAAAGCATTCTCGATGAGTTGAAGCAGCAAGCTCATAATGGTTTAAAGCAATGCTGGCCTGTCCCGCCTGAAAGTGGATGGAAATTAGCAAAAGCACGCTATAAAAAATCTAACGACTGTAATGAGATTTTTAGAAGAGCCTGGATTGGTGACTTTAATAAAGAGGGCGAACGCAATAAACCTGAGATGCAGCTTTGTTTTGGGTACAAAGCAGCACCTGAGATCTTTCTTGAGAATGAATTATTTGATCAGTGCCTGGAGTTGTTATACAAACCATTAATAGCTCAGCTTGTCAAATAA
- a CDS encoding methyltransferase family protein, with protein MNNRNGEWWLAIQLAIIAAHLAPTLPSHKSLYGMEWPITLIILGGVLFSIGNALAIITLIKLGKSLSPLPQPKKDADLVTSGIYRFSRHPLYLSLIMISIGYILIIGSLFHVTLLIGLCIVLINKAKLEEAKLKEIHPQYNQYIYQTPAIIKGLLFFDWRH; from the coding sequence ATGAATAATCGAAATGGAGAATGGTGGCTAGCAATTCAATTGGCTATTATAGCTGCCCACTTGGCCCCAACCCTTCCTTCACACAAAAGTCTATATGGTATGGAATGGCCAATTACACTAATAATTTTAGGAGGAGTTTTGTTCTCCATAGGAAATGCTTTGGCCATAATTACACTAATAAAGTTAGGTAAAAGCCTTTCTCCTTTACCACAACCTAAAAAAGATGCTGACTTAGTTACAAGTGGGATCTACAGGTTTAGTAGACATCCATTATACCTATCTCTAATAATGATATCTATTGGTTATATCTTGATCATTGGGAGCTTATTTCATGTCACCTTACTTATAGGGTTATGTATAGTATTGATAAATAAAGCCAAGTTAGAAGAAGCCAAGCTCAAAGAGATACATCCACAATACAATCAATATATTTACCAGACACCAGCGATTATAAAAGGGTTACTCTTTTTTGATTGGAGGCATTAA
- a CDS encoding response regulator transcription factor, with translation MTSTSDLLSDEQSAQSLAGSFAIQSTSESPSKVLVVEPHPTLRTVLVQRLRQDGHLAAAVGTPEDAVDLCRDQSPDLLVSAELLEKSSALNLSQQLGCPVIVLTARAGVESLVGLLDDGADDVLRKPFGLEELAARCRTLLKRGRVGLQERVTVGPLEVHLLLRQVTLREKPVELSPREFALLCALLMPPGMVRSRHELLRMSWPPFSGGPRSVDTQVLTLRRKLEQAGLGEGGGITTVRQQGYRFSLDSLPS, from the coding sequence GTGACTTCAACTTCAGACCTACTTTCAGATGAGCAAAGCGCTCAGTCTTTGGCGGGTAGTTTTGCTATCCAGTCCACTTCAGAAAGTCCATCAAAGGTTCTTGTGGTAGAACCTCATCCTACTTTGCGCACAGTTCTTGTCCAACGACTTAGGCAAGATGGACACTTGGCAGCAGCAGTAGGCACTCCAGAAGATGCTGTTGACCTTTGTAGGGACCAATCTCCTGATCTTCTTGTTAGTGCAGAACTACTTGAAAAAAGTTCTGCTCTAAATTTGTCACAACAGCTTGGATGTCCAGTAATTGTTCTTACTGCTCGTGCAGGTGTTGAGTCTTTAGTTGGCCTTTTAGATGATGGGGCTGACGATGTATTACGTAAGCCTTTCGGATTGGAAGAGCTTGCTGCTAGATGCAGAACACTCTTGAAACGTGGTCGAGTAGGACTTCAAGAGAGAGTTACTGTTGGGCCACTAGAGGTGCATCTCCTTCTGCGTCAGGTCACCTTAAGAGAGAAGCCAGTGGAATTAAGCCCTAGGGAGTTTGCACTCCTCTGCGCACTTTTAATGCCTCCTGGCATGGTTAGAAGTAGACATGAACTTCTGAGGATGTCATGGCCTCCTTTTAGCGGTGGTCCCCGCTCTGTTGATACTCAAGTTCTTACTCTTCGAAGAAAACTTGAGCAGGCAGGATTGGGAGAAGGAGGAGGTATTACAACTGTCCGTCAACAGGGATATAGATTTAGTCTTGATTCGCTGCCTTCTTAA